In Littorina saxatilis isolate snail1 linkage group LG8, US_GU_Lsax_2.0, whole genome shotgun sequence, a single genomic region encodes these proteins:
- the LOC138972204 gene encoding uncharacterized protein translates to MASTQGMLNLMFLLLLLASFPTYTRDTYLISCGSTFCRFGEPASVTCKFHKHIMESKLNVSVERFVDGNNPGINVLKCTWKQDEKFDCKTAPGYSLDKNIAETLTLRIPNATKAVVGTYKCQVIPPDGTLPHVCNFPDLGENTTRPLPNNECKESGVFCAILLPIALASMLLNAYQWFSGRSKKIVTNDPEAQPLLGFGQPLTPTRRSSEIESCAYFQLSQRETLIDAAGTAIGG, encoded by the exons ATGGCTTCCACACAAGGAATGCTGAATCTTAtgttcttgttgctgttgttggcgTCTTTTCCTACATACACACGTGACACATACTTAATTTCATGTGGCTCTACCTTTTGTCGCTTTGGAGAACCGGCTTCTGTTACTTGCAAATTCCACAAACACATAATGGAAAGCAAGTTGAATGTCAGTGTCGAACGTTTCGTTGATGGCAACAATCCAG GTATAAATGTACTTAAATGTACATGGAAGCAGGATGAGAAGTTTGACTGCAAAACAGCACCAGGATATTCGTTGGACAAGAACATTGCCGAAACTTTGACCCTTCGCATCCCCAACGCCACAAAGGCAGTAGTAGGGACCTACAAATGCCAGGTCATACCCCCTGATGGGACACTCCCTCACGTCTGCAACTTTCCTGATTTGG GAGAAAATACAACCCGACCACTGCCAAACAACGAATGCAAAGAATCAG GTGTCTTCTGTGCCATCCTGTTGCCCATTGCGCTTGCAAGCATGTTATTGAATGCATACCAGTGGTTCTCTGGAAG GTCAAAGAAAATAGTGACAAACGACCCAGAAGCACAACCACTTTTAGGTTTTGGTCAACCATTGACCCCAACGCGGAGATCCAGTGAAATAGAGAGCTGCGCTTACTTTCAACTTTCCCAACGTGAAACGCTGATCGACGCTGCTGGAACAGCTATTGGGGGATAG
- the LOC138972945 gene encoding uncharacterized protein, whose protein sequence is MYLLFFSLPDTTEINMFVVGALLLYVLFGPQPFIVQAAMTQITCEAGTVTAGENAFVTCNFHTNMNADIRGILLEHHPHNGTESAVLACTWGKEEQKHQCTAENGSVINIVINDRLRHTIPTVGRENAGMYVCYLVPGEGTKSHVCDMDVKARAHTLPEPTSTIGTGSSVQGESSVPSFIAPLVIVLMVLLFAAVVIVVIIFIRRRRPRMADGSLTKPMLPKEPQDEQQEKDIRTPQADAPSDPRAPEPMVPNQPRPEHQDRLPALSEKVKDCVSGFKLSDRESERLMDHFSKEVNAGKTSMNIDMSSADIKSLEDKTDAFLVVDLSDDILRVHYVWLRDGMAGRNPKPKPESNPGVDKLQDNQTRLNSKTTSDQAVKRRPDGQSNSNSKARSDKAADKSRDGQTNPQTTSDQAADGQTNSTSETSRGQATQRVPGTRCEKYRIPAGTRHGTGVQLFDFVAQSVKGFVKKLKLSGQNCLVGFVFSFPCKQDQHLTKARLTKWTKQFRCDGVVDEEVGELLRNALQIKKIPKQSCRMELTNIVSDDVSTLVWVARDHTDPSCKIALILTNGFYACHEKGRQSTGPENSPGGKQTHMMIQKTDFGAIVENQRLTESFQTDFDKELDRCSIDPGSRIMEKMVSIMYLGEIVRLILVDLVSKDLLFQATLSESSGVFKRDAFNDGHVSLIECYTSKDFAHTRHVLTQLGLTDCTDEDCRIVQYVTRAVSERAGRIAAIGLAALINCINQPDVTVAIPGKSLETYHQRFKLFLETRLKGLVKPGLTFKIVSSCDGIEMGTALIASALSSHWDISKDTTDQNGTTNNFNTKTTKEEKKEKKEQ, encoded by the exons ATGTACCTGTTGTTCTTTTCTTTACCTGACACAACTGAG ATTAACATGTTTGTCGTCGGAGCTCTTCTTCTCTATGTCCTGTTTGGACCGCAACCGTTCATTGTGCAAGCAGCTATGACACAAATCACTTGTGAAGCTGGAACCGTCACTGCTGGTGAAAACGCTTTCGTAACATGCAATTTTCACACCAACATGAATGCAGACATACGTGGCATCCTATTAGAACACCATCCGCACAATGGAACAG AATCAGCCGTTCTGGCATGCACTTGGGGGAAGGAAGAACAGAAACACCAATGTACTGCAGAGAATGGTTCAGTGATTAACATCGTCATCAATGATCGTCTAAGACATACGATTCCTACAGTGGGCAGAGAAAATGCAGGAATGTATGTGTGCTACCTTGTACCCGGAGAAGGAACGAAATCACACGTGTGTGATATGGATGTCAAAG CACGAGCCCACACTTTGCCAGAACCAACAAGCACAATAGGCACAGGCAGCTCCGTACAAG GTGAAAGCTCAGTGCCGTCGTTCATTGCACCGCTGGTCATCGTTCTGATGGTCTTACTGTTTGCGGCTGTCGTCATCGTTGTCATCATCTTTATCCGAAGACGCCGTCCAAG AATGGCCGATGGATCTTTAACAAAGCCAATGCTCCCGAAAGAGCCACAAGACGAACAACAGGAAAAGGATATAAGAACACCACAAGCAGATGCTCCCAGTGACCCACGCGCACCAGAACCAATGGTCCCAAATCAGCCGCGACCTGAACACCAGGATCGTTTGCCAGCTTTATCAGAAAAG GTTAAGGACTGTGTCAGTGGCTTCAAGCTGTCAGACAGAGAAAGTGAACGGTTGATGGACCACTTTAGTAAAGAGGTGAATGCAGGCAAAACATCAATGAATATCGATATGTCTTCTGCTGACATAAAGTCTTTGGAAGATAAAACAG ATGCATTTCTTGTGGTAGATCTGAGTGATGATATTCTCAGAGTTCATTATGTTTGGCTTCGGGATGGGATGGCCGGAAGAAACCCTAAACCTAAACCTGAGAGTAACCCGGGGGTAGATAAGCTTCAGGATAATCAGACCCGTTTAAACTCTAAGACAACCAGTGACCAAGCAGTCAAAAGGCGTCCGGATGGGCAAAGCAATTCAAACTCAAAAGCAAGAAGTGACAAAGCAGCAGATAAGAGTCGTGATGGGCAGACCAATCCTCAAACCACCAGTGATCAAGCAGCAGATGGGCAAACCAATTCCACCTCTGAAACCAGCCGGGGCCAAGCAACGCAAAGGGTGCCCGGTACACGCTGTGAGAAATACCGTATCCCGGCAGGTACTCGGCATGGAACAGGCGTACAG TTGTTTGACTTCGTAGCGCAGTCTGTCAAGGGGTTCGTGAAGAAACTGAAGCTCTCTGGACAAAACTGTTTGGTCGGGTTTGTCTTCTCATTCCCATGTAAACAGGACCAGCATCTGACAAAGGCGCGCCTTACTAAGTGGACCAAACAGTTTCGCTGTGACGGTGTTGTGGACGAAGAGGTCGGGGAACTTCTTCGAAATGCGCTGCAAATCAAGAAGATT CCAAAACAGTCCTGCCGTATGGAGCTCACAAATATCGTCAGCGACGACGTCAGCACACTCGTTTGGGTCGCTCGTGATCATACGGATCCAAGCTGTAAGATTGCACTGATCCTGACTAATGGTTTTTACGCATGTCATGAAAAAGGACGACAGAGCACTGGCCCGGAAAACAGTCCTGGTGGGAAACAAACGCACATG ATGATACAAAAAACTGATTTTGGAGCAATTGTCGAAAACCAACGCCTAACTGAGTCTTTCCAAACTGACTTTGATAAAGAGCTTGACAGATGTTCAATTGACCCTGGCAGCAGGAT TATGGAGAAGATGGTCAGCATAATGTACCTCGGAGAGATCGTCCGTTTGATCCTTGTGGATCTGGTATCCAAGGACCTGCTCTTCCAGGCTACATTGTCCGAGTCCAGTGGCGTTTTCAAGAGAGATGCATTTAATGATGGACATGTCTCGCTCATAGAATG TTACACGAGTAAGGACTTCGCTCACACAAGACATGTGCTGACTCAGTTAGGACTGACAGACTGCACAGATGAAGACTGCAGGATCGTGCAGTACGTTACGAGAGCCGTCTCTGAACGTGCAGGCCGTATTGCTGCAATAG GTCTTGCGGCACTCATCAATTGTATAAATCAACCTGATGTGACGGTCGCTATCCCCGGCAAGTCACTGGAGACATATCATCAGCGTTTCAAACTGTTTTTGGAAACAAGGTTGAAAGGGCTTGTGAAACCAGGACTCACG TTCAAGATCGTGTCATCGTGTGACGGAATTGAAATGGGCACAGCTCTAATCGCATCAGCCCTTTCATCGCACTGGGATATATCCAAGGATACTACAGACCAGAATGGGACGACGAACAACTTCAACACGAAAACaacgaaagaagaaaaaaaagaaaaaaaagaacagtaA